Proteins from a single region of Hordeum vulgare subsp. vulgare chromosome 6H, MorexV3_pseudomolecules_assembly, whole genome shotgun sequence:
- the LOC123401787 gene encoding TBCC domain-containing protein 1-like, which translates to MGKKRRTMEAPNHFSVSTVASHSHGLALANLSDLLLCPPSPASIAAMVDEPLDPPPATPPPPAAPAPLLRPRREAFEHGLLPIPKLIFPEGTLAQTLSQLKEKLVPAAAAAGDGRVGAAALAEALQIPPDQAALAIGMLAAVLPGDDPALDAGGGGSADLRDVLLFLYIQSYKRLVPRPHKDSPAVADVWPSTSAFDGYLSVLSPIQLVRSNSRRFIPSQADEEIHQLSYLQKHMANILTLLADSVEGEGDDSLVLTMETFEHLGFLVHFSEGTSLSQASTFFANSDPDMPAAPVSAAQVHDWILQNIVSSLEFYTEKSTAKEGSQQIASDLDVTMADANTSHPRNSTPTAANPAFHRNSTFVEGFSKTSVVKHASDVKGNSVKVLNCHDSVIYILAPVKYATVYGCSDTTVVLGAVGKVVKVEHCERVHIIAAAKRICIANCRECIFYLGVNHQPLIVGDNHKLHIAPFNTFYPRLGEHMTQVGVDPSTNKWDQPFVLGVVDPHDSLSHPAGVSDVQAESAACVDPDLFTNFLIPNWFEDEVQEPTKCNPFPLPEIYQASQNKKQAVLEDTKKIIRELQLDENRNKELASALHSQFKDWLYATGNIRQLYCLQGD; encoded by the exons ATGGGGAAGAAAAGGCGCACCATGGAGGCACCGAACCATTTCAGCGTCTCCACGGTCGCATCGCACTCCCACGGTCTCGCTCTCGCAAATCTCTCAGATCTCCTCCTCTGTCCTCCCTCCCCCGCTTCTATCGCGGCCATGGTTGATGAGCCCCTCGACCCGCCGCCggcgacgccgccgccgccggccgcccccgCGCCGCTCCTGCGCCCGCGGCGCGAGGCGTTCGAGCACGGCCTCCTGCCCATCCCCAAGCTCATCTTCCCGGAGGGCACGCTGGCGCAGACCCTCTCCCAGCTCAAGGAGAAGCTCGTGCCCGCGGCTGCCGCCGCGGGAGACGGGCGCGTGGGCGCCGCGGCGCTCGCGGAGGCGTTGCAGATCCCGCCCGACCAGGCGGCGCTCGCGATCGGCATGCTCGCGGCGGTCCTCCCCGGGGACGACCCCGCGCTAGACGCCGGTGGGGGTGGAAGCGCCGACCTCCGCGATGTTCTGCTCTTCCTCTACATCCAGTCGTACAAGCGCCTCGTACCGCGCCCACACAAGGACTCGCCCGCCGTTGCCGACGTCTGGCCATCCACCTCAGCGTTCGACGGCTACCTGTCCGTTCTCTCTCCGATCCAG CTTGTACGCAGTAATAGCCGTCGCTTTATACCTTCTCAAGCAGATGAAGAAATTCACCAGTTATCTTATCTGCAAAAGCATATGGCTAATATTCTCACTCTGTTGGCTGATTCTGTCGAGGGGGAGGGGGATGATTCTCTG GTACTAACAATGGAGACTTTTGAGCACCTTGGATTCCTAGTGCATTTTTCGGAAGGAACATCCCTAAGCCAGGCATCCACGTTTTTTGCAAATTCTGATCCGGACATGCCGGCTGCTCCAGTATCTGCTGCTCAGGTCCATGATTGGATTTTGCAGAATATTGTTTCTTCATTGGAGTTTTATACTGAGAAATCTACAGCAAAGGAAGGGAGCCAGCAGATAGCGTCTGATCTTGATGTTACCATGGCAGATGCCAatacaagtcatccaaggaacAGCACACCTACTGCTGCCAATCCCGCATtccatagaaattctacatttgtGGAGGGTTTCTCCAAAACTTCTGTTGTCAAGCATGCATCTGATGTCAAAGGAAATTCAGTGAAG GTTTTGAACTGCCATGATTCCGTTATTTATATATTAGCGCCGGTGAAGTATGCTACCGTGTATGGATGTTCTGATACTACCGTTGTCCTTGGTGCTGTCGGCAAG GTTGTAAAGGTGGAGCATTGTGAAAGAGTGCATATTATTGCAGCTGCAAAACGAATCTGTATTGCCAACTGTCGTGAGTGCATCTTCTACCTGGGAGTAAATCACCAGCCTCTTATTGTGGGGGACAACCATAAATTACat ATTGCTCCATTTAATACTTTCTATCCAAGATTGGGTGAGCACATGACACAAGTTGGTGTGGATCCCTCTACAAATAAGTGGGACCAACCGTTTGTATTGGGAGTTGTTGATCCACATGATTCGTTGTCCCATCCTGCTGGGGTTTCTGATGTTCAAGCCGAATCTGCTGCTTGTGTAGATCCTGATCTATTCACAAACTTTTTG ATTCCTAATTGGTTTGAGGATGAAGTACAAGAGCCTACAAAGTGCAATCCTTTTCCATTGCCTGAAATTTATCAGGCATCGCAAAACAAGAAG CAAGCTGTTCTGGAAGATACTAAAAAAATTATTCGGGAGCTGCAACTTGACGAAAATAGGAACAAGGAATTAGCAAGTGCCCTTCACTCGCAGTTCAAAGATTGGCTATACG CTACAGGCAACATCCGCCAGCTCTACTGTCTGCAAGGTGACTAA